A single region of the Ictalurus punctatus breed USDA103 chromosome 17, Coco_2.0, whole genome shotgun sequence genome encodes:
- the npat gene encoding protein NPAT isoform X1 gives MLLPSDVARLVLGYLQQEGLSATSRAFILESPNLREYAEHSSDDGVIPACVFSLFGKNLNTILNEYVAVKAKETCQENQIPVVMTSLWKKLDFTLNQIKSMQNSPTVQQIQRLRTQNSIQNMRHQRALSSPQSPATGCLSVSTPGNCVPRPVPAPQGILGHSTPVCYTSQQTRPSTITFSQPAEAPLQIIVPDHRFTPGPLSPARRKCDSPRRRGGQFGISRGVTVTSMLTVESQSQEAVTENLSQMVIENAREKILNDRSLQEKLAENINKILASDNSPQTSKAACSTVEQEQSIDEILGLQGEIHMTDDAIQDILEQTESDPAFQALFDLFDYGKNKTAEGSENADRSNSAQESDEPVHMDGVTDTGTGQEDSTSGGETTTRILRSRNVKEAKSKRKTAIPLSTGKPVPEPSQSCAVTKKTATPKRTAQNKKGRIVLVSKKQARGTSSNLKGQLNNKVEQQSKSSSEPNVSSSSLSEEGASMEVDAPTSEMSLNCSTEGTPQRQFQEFSQISTSSKQAPVSMKQAENTPKAGADTLGNKFGAENAGRTQLLARAPEASGQSELLIHRANDTSTSKQASSPQPGTHKVPLLNTVMQQEESSSNMSKTSSPGPISFEPLVSVVSGSIATSSSTVINPSQSQTIESDPNKIVALKIIISDEQEQQGSDSALNQAVSSISGDSIPTIFLSPPAKSLTKVLPSTPGSSITPEETAQAVNSLQGTDSAGDPGISVQNNLQPAQARPMAPETGFIQLLPTNPTFGGPSSYFVVTDASSGVDQHSSMMLLPGGAGEGAVCSTAHVVATPPRSRAVVSIAPNVARPFSPASAIIISSPVQPMIQNMAVPLSVLGQNSTGQFSVVPSQMLALPGPNLMKQSAKVVPKPKSVPKDNVELGKTVIPVSGSNQISDSSQGSQQLNSSTGASPSTRRILCFDEKTSQTSTNVAAASPAVKESIRTKQTHPCILGKTDAKRRVETIRLSEPSQSTGTKESEKTSTLQQQKEATTNTRTETGTELTVNSITLLNSAVQQNPSVGLDSKKRIQPTSNTGGDSAVLSNPGHSLKSSSQSLRPKSTSTTKDKEETHEQRPVKTPEVLSKSNVTQDSPNVTANKENEVEGGLQEPRLAGAPILSTVRSPTPVSQGGSGKPTCKTSPLTKQAVEMLQDIQSQSPISTPPRKRGSSDLPLPKTPVPGRLQEDVVDGLRTPPRQRHGREVEATPKHLAPPATPDLPTCSPASEAGSENSINMAAHTLMILSRAARTGAPLKDSLRQEEAGVAKSSASKGKKRKHIEPSPKGKKEPHLTSSSGSKKKAKKQKKLLDSFPHDLDVDKFLSSLHYDE, from the exons ATGCTGCTGCCGTCGGATGTAGCGAGACTTGTGCTGG GATACCTGCAGCAGGAAGGACTGAGTGCTACAAGTCGAGCATTTATCCTGGAGAGTCCTAACCTGAGGGAGTATGCTGAACACAGCTCTGACGATGGAGTTATTCCTGCCTGTGTGTTT TCTCTTTTTGGAAAAAACCTGAACACAATTCTCAACGAATACGTTGCTGTAAAAGCGAAAG AAACATGTCAAGAGAATCAAATACCAGTTGTAATGACCTCGTTGTGGAAAAAGCTGGACTTCACTCTCAACCAAATCAA ATCTATGCAGAACTCTCCTACTGTTCAACAAATCCAGCGGC TCCGCACCCAGAACAGCATTCAGAATATGCGGCACCAGAGAGCCCTGTCCTCACCTCAGTCTCCTGCCACCGGGTGCCTATCAGTGTCCACTCCAGGGAACTGTGTCCCCAGACCTGTCCCAGCTCCCCAGGGCATCCTGGGACACTCCACGCCTGTGTGCTACACCTCCCAGCAGACCAGACCTTCAACAATCACCTTTTCTCAGCCAG CAGAAGCACCTTTGCAAATAATAGTGCCTGACCATAGATTTACCCCAGGACCATTATCTCCAGCTCGCAGGAAATG CGACTCTCCAAGGCGAAGAGGAGGTCAGTTTGGGATTAGCAGAGGCGTTACAGTGACCAGCATGCTCACTGTGGAATCGCAGAGCCAGGAGGCTGTGACGGAGAATTTATCT CAAATGGTGATTGAGAATGCCCGAGAAAAGATTCTGAATGACCGATCTTTACAAGAAAAACTTGCagaaaatatcaacaaaatCCTGGCCAG CGATAACAGCCCGCAGACATCTAAGGCAGCGTGCAGTACAGTGGAGCAAGAACAGTCCATAGATGAAATACTGGGCTTACAG GGAGAAATTCATATGACTGATGATGCCATCCAGGATATCCTTGAGCAGACAGAGTCAGATCCTGCCTTTCAGGCTCTCTTTGACCTTTTTGATTATG gaaaaaataaaacggCTGAAGGTAGTGAGAATGCTGATAGAAGTAACAGTGCTCAGGAGAGTGATGAGCCTGTTCATATGGACGGTGTTACAGATACAG ggacCGGACAGGAAGATTCCACATCAGGTGGAGAAACCACTACAAGAATACTAAGGAGTAGGAATGTAAAAGAGGCAAAAAGTAAAAGGAAGACAGCCATTCCTCTCAGCACAGGAAAGCCAGTTCCAGAACCCTCTCAGTCATGTGCAGTTACTAAAAAAACAGCAACTCCAAAAAGAACTgctcaaaacaaaaaaggcagaATAGTCCTGGTCAGCAAAAAGCAGGCCAGAGGCACGAGCTCTAACTTGAAAGGGCAGCTGAACAACAAAGTTGAACAACAGTCTAAATCATCATCTGAGCCAAATGTATCAAGCTCCTCTCTATCTGAAGAGGGAGCAAGCATGGAGGTGGATGCTCCAACGTCTGAAATGTCTTTGAACTGCAGTACTGAAGGGACGCCACAACGACAGTTTCAGGAGTTCTCTCAAATTTCAACAAGCagtaaacaagctccagtttcCATGAAGCAAGCAGAAAACACTCCCAAAGCGGGAGCAGACACATTAGGGAATAAATTTGGAGCTGAGAATGCAGGAAGAACACAGCTACTTGCAAGAGCTCCTGAAGCTTCAGGACAGAGTGAGCTTTTGATCCACAGAGCAAATGATACTTCCACATCTAAGCAAGCATCAAGTCCGCAGCCAGGAACACATAAGGTTCCTTTACTCAACACAGTAATGCAGCAGGAGGAGTCAAGCTCCAATATGAGCAAGACCAGTAGTCCAGGACCTATTTCCTTTGAGCCATTAGTTTCGGTTGTATCTGGGTCTATtgccacctcctcctccacagtTATCAATCCTTCACAGTCGCAAACCATTGAGTCTGACCCTAATAAGATAGTAGCTCTTAAGATCATTATCAGTGATGAGCAGGAGCAGCAGGGCAGTGACTCTGCTCTAAACCAAGCTGTCTCCAGCATCAGTGGTGACAGTATTCCCACAATCTTCCTGTCCCCCCCAGCCAAATCTCTGACTAAGGTACTGCCCTCTACCCCTGGCTCCTCCATCACCCCAGAGGAGACCGCACAGGCAGTGAACAGCTTGCAGGGAACCGATTCTGCTGGAGACCCAGGCATAAGTGTGCAGAACAATTTGCAACCTGCACAGGCACGGCCCATGGCACCAGAGACTGGTTTCATCCAGCTGTTACCCACTAACCCAACATTCGGAGGACCGAGCAGCTATTTTGTTGTGACGGATGCAAGTTCAGGAGTTGACCAGCATTCGAGTATGATGCTACTTCCTGGTGGTGCAGGAGAAGGAGCAGTATGTTCTACGGCACATGTTGTGGCAACACCACCTCGATCTCGGGCTGTGGTTTCCATTGCACCAAATGTAGCTCGACCCTTCTCACCTG CATCAGCCATCATAATTTCCTCACCAGTTCAGCCCATGATACAGAATATGGCAGTTCCACTGTCTGTCTTAGGACAGAACAGTACAGGACAATTCAGTGTGGTACCCAGTCAG ATGTTGGCTTTGCCTGGTCCGAATTTGATGAAGCAATCAGCAAAGGTTGTGCCAAAACCTAAATCAGTGCCTAAGGACAATGTGGAATTGG GCAAAACTGTAATACCTGTTAGTGGGTCCAACCAAATCTCAGACAGCTCTCAGGGCTCACAGCAGCTCAACAGCTCTACTGGAGCAAGCCCTAGTACCCGAAGAATACTTTGCTTTGATGAGAAAACCAGCCAGACAAGTACAAATGTGGCTGCTGCTTCTCCTGCTGTGAAGGAGTCCATAAGGACAAAGCAAACCCACCCTTGCATTTTAGGCAAGACTGATGCCAAGAGAAGGGTCGAGACCATAAGATTATCAGAGCCTAGTCAGAGTACAGGAACAAAGGAATCTGAAAAGACTTCTACACTTCAGCAGCAAAAAGAGGCTACAACAAACACACGGACAGAAACAGGGACTGAGCTAACTGTTAATTCCATCACACTCTTAAACAGTGCTGTACAGCAAAATCCGTCTGTTGGATTGGATTCCAAAAAGAGAATACAGCCCACATCAAATACGGGAGGTGATTCAGCAGTACTATCTAACCCTGGGCACAGTTTGAAGTCTTCCTCTCAGAGCCTCAGGCCCAAGTCTACCAGCACCacaaaagacaaagaggaaACACATGAACAGAGACCTGTGAAAACACCCGAGGTGCTCTCTAAGAGCAACGTCACACAGGACTCGCCCAATGTCACTGCAAACAAGGAGAACGAAGTAGAAGGTGGTCTGCAAGAGCCGCGTCTAGCAGGTGCCCCAATATTGTCTACAGTGAGATCTCCTACACCTGTGTCTCAGGGCGGTTCGGGGAAACCAACATGCAAAACAAGCCCACTTACCAAGCAAGCAGTGGAGATGCTACAGGACATCCAGAGCCAGAGTCCCATCTCCACGCCACCCAGGAAGAGAGGCTCCTCAGACCTACCGCTTCCAAAAACACCTGTACCAGGTCGTCTCCAGGAGGACGTGGTGGATGGTTTGAGAACACCCCCAAGGCAAAGGCATGGGCGTGAAGTAGAGGCCACACCTAAACACCTGGCTCCTCCTGCTACACCTGACCTTCCTACCTGCAGCCCAGCCAGCGAGGCAGGGAGCGAGAACAGCATCAACATGGCTGCCCATACACTTATGATCCTGTCTCGTGCAGCCAGGACAGGAGCACCTTTAAAAGACAGCTTGCGCCAGGAGGAGGCTGGGGTGGCCAAATCGAGCGCTTCCAAAGGAAAGAAGCGCAAGCACATTGAACCGAGCCCTAAAGGGAAGAAAGAACCGCACCTCACAAGTTCATCAGGCAGTAAGAAGAAAGCTAAG AAGCAGAAGAAGCTTCTCGATTCCTTCCCACATGACCTAGATGTCGACAAGTTCCTCTCATCCCTGCATTATGATGAATGA
- the npat gene encoding protein NPAT isoform X2 → MLLPSDVARLVLGYLQQEGLSATSRAFILESPNLREYAEHSSDDGVIPACVFSLFGKNLNTILNEYVAVKAKETCQENQIPVVMTSLWKKLDFTLNQIKSMQNSPTVQQIQRLRTQNSIQNMRHQRALSSPQSPATGCLSVSTPGNCVPRPVPAPQGILGHSTPVCYTSQQTRPSTITFSQPEAPLQIIVPDHRFTPGPLSPARRKCDSPRRRGGQFGISRGVTVTSMLTVESQSQEAVTENLSQMVIENAREKILNDRSLQEKLAENINKILASDNSPQTSKAACSTVEQEQSIDEILGLQGEIHMTDDAIQDILEQTESDPAFQALFDLFDYGKNKTAEGSENADRSNSAQESDEPVHMDGVTDTGTGQEDSTSGGETTTRILRSRNVKEAKSKRKTAIPLSTGKPVPEPSQSCAVTKKTATPKRTAQNKKGRIVLVSKKQARGTSSNLKGQLNNKVEQQSKSSSEPNVSSSSLSEEGASMEVDAPTSEMSLNCSTEGTPQRQFQEFSQISTSSKQAPVSMKQAENTPKAGADTLGNKFGAENAGRTQLLARAPEASGQSELLIHRANDTSTSKQASSPQPGTHKVPLLNTVMQQEESSSNMSKTSSPGPISFEPLVSVVSGSIATSSSTVINPSQSQTIESDPNKIVALKIIISDEQEQQGSDSALNQAVSSISGDSIPTIFLSPPAKSLTKVLPSTPGSSITPEETAQAVNSLQGTDSAGDPGISVQNNLQPAQARPMAPETGFIQLLPTNPTFGGPSSYFVVTDASSGVDQHSSMMLLPGGAGEGAVCSTAHVVATPPRSRAVVSIAPNVARPFSPASAIIISSPVQPMIQNMAVPLSVLGQNSTGQFSVVPSQMLALPGPNLMKQSAKVVPKPKSVPKDNVELGKTVIPVSGSNQISDSSQGSQQLNSSTGASPSTRRILCFDEKTSQTSTNVAAASPAVKESIRTKQTHPCILGKTDAKRRVETIRLSEPSQSTGTKESEKTSTLQQQKEATTNTRTETGTELTVNSITLLNSAVQQNPSVGLDSKKRIQPTSNTGGDSAVLSNPGHSLKSSSQSLRPKSTSTTKDKEETHEQRPVKTPEVLSKSNVTQDSPNVTANKENEVEGGLQEPRLAGAPILSTVRSPTPVSQGGSGKPTCKTSPLTKQAVEMLQDIQSQSPISTPPRKRGSSDLPLPKTPVPGRLQEDVVDGLRTPPRQRHGREVEATPKHLAPPATPDLPTCSPASEAGSENSINMAAHTLMILSRAARTGAPLKDSLRQEEAGVAKSSASKGKKRKHIEPSPKGKKEPHLTSSSGSKKKAKKQKKLLDSFPHDLDVDKFLSSLHYDE, encoded by the exons ATGCTGCTGCCGTCGGATGTAGCGAGACTTGTGCTGG GATACCTGCAGCAGGAAGGACTGAGTGCTACAAGTCGAGCATTTATCCTGGAGAGTCCTAACCTGAGGGAGTATGCTGAACACAGCTCTGACGATGGAGTTATTCCTGCCTGTGTGTTT TCTCTTTTTGGAAAAAACCTGAACACAATTCTCAACGAATACGTTGCTGTAAAAGCGAAAG AAACATGTCAAGAGAATCAAATACCAGTTGTAATGACCTCGTTGTGGAAAAAGCTGGACTTCACTCTCAACCAAATCAA ATCTATGCAGAACTCTCCTACTGTTCAACAAATCCAGCGGC TCCGCACCCAGAACAGCATTCAGAATATGCGGCACCAGAGAGCCCTGTCCTCACCTCAGTCTCCTGCCACCGGGTGCCTATCAGTGTCCACTCCAGGGAACTGTGTCCCCAGACCTGTCCCAGCTCCCCAGGGCATCCTGGGACACTCCACGCCTGTGTGCTACACCTCCCAGCAGACCAGACCTTCAACAATCACCTTTTCTCAGCCAG AAGCACCTTTGCAAATAATAGTGCCTGACCATAGATTTACCCCAGGACCATTATCTCCAGCTCGCAGGAAATG CGACTCTCCAAGGCGAAGAGGAGGTCAGTTTGGGATTAGCAGAGGCGTTACAGTGACCAGCATGCTCACTGTGGAATCGCAGAGCCAGGAGGCTGTGACGGAGAATTTATCT CAAATGGTGATTGAGAATGCCCGAGAAAAGATTCTGAATGACCGATCTTTACAAGAAAAACTTGCagaaaatatcaacaaaatCCTGGCCAG CGATAACAGCCCGCAGACATCTAAGGCAGCGTGCAGTACAGTGGAGCAAGAACAGTCCATAGATGAAATACTGGGCTTACAG GGAGAAATTCATATGACTGATGATGCCATCCAGGATATCCTTGAGCAGACAGAGTCAGATCCTGCCTTTCAGGCTCTCTTTGACCTTTTTGATTATG gaaaaaataaaacggCTGAAGGTAGTGAGAATGCTGATAGAAGTAACAGTGCTCAGGAGAGTGATGAGCCTGTTCATATGGACGGTGTTACAGATACAG ggacCGGACAGGAAGATTCCACATCAGGTGGAGAAACCACTACAAGAATACTAAGGAGTAGGAATGTAAAAGAGGCAAAAAGTAAAAGGAAGACAGCCATTCCTCTCAGCACAGGAAAGCCAGTTCCAGAACCCTCTCAGTCATGTGCAGTTACTAAAAAAACAGCAACTCCAAAAAGAACTgctcaaaacaaaaaaggcagaATAGTCCTGGTCAGCAAAAAGCAGGCCAGAGGCACGAGCTCTAACTTGAAAGGGCAGCTGAACAACAAAGTTGAACAACAGTCTAAATCATCATCTGAGCCAAATGTATCAAGCTCCTCTCTATCTGAAGAGGGAGCAAGCATGGAGGTGGATGCTCCAACGTCTGAAATGTCTTTGAACTGCAGTACTGAAGGGACGCCACAACGACAGTTTCAGGAGTTCTCTCAAATTTCAACAAGCagtaaacaagctccagtttcCATGAAGCAAGCAGAAAACACTCCCAAAGCGGGAGCAGACACATTAGGGAATAAATTTGGAGCTGAGAATGCAGGAAGAACACAGCTACTTGCAAGAGCTCCTGAAGCTTCAGGACAGAGTGAGCTTTTGATCCACAGAGCAAATGATACTTCCACATCTAAGCAAGCATCAAGTCCGCAGCCAGGAACACATAAGGTTCCTTTACTCAACACAGTAATGCAGCAGGAGGAGTCAAGCTCCAATATGAGCAAGACCAGTAGTCCAGGACCTATTTCCTTTGAGCCATTAGTTTCGGTTGTATCTGGGTCTATtgccacctcctcctccacagtTATCAATCCTTCACAGTCGCAAACCATTGAGTCTGACCCTAATAAGATAGTAGCTCTTAAGATCATTATCAGTGATGAGCAGGAGCAGCAGGGCAGTGACTCTGCTCTAAACCAAGCTGTCTCCAGCATCAGTGGTGACAGTATTCCCACAATCTTCCTGTCCCCCCCAGCCAAATCTCTGACTAAGGTACTGCCCTCTACCCCTGGCTCCTCCATCACCCCAGAGGAGACCGCACAGGCAGTGAACAGCTTGCAGGGAACCGATTCTGCTGGAGACCCAGGCATAAGTGTGCAGAACAATTTGCAACCTGCACAGGCACGGCCCATGGCACCAGAGACTGGTTTCATCCAGCTGTTACCCACTAACCCAACATTCGGAGGACCGAGCAGCTATTTTGTTGTGACGGATGCAAGTTCAGGAGTTGACCAGCATTCGAGTATGATGCTACTTCCTGGTGGTGCAGGAGAAGGAGCAGTATGTTCTACGGCACATGTTGTGGCAACACCACCTCGATCTCGGGCTGTGGTTTCCATTGCACCAAATGTAGCTCGACCCTTCTCACCTG CATCAGCCATCATAATTTCCTCACCAGTTCAGCCCATGATACAGAATATGGCAGTTCCACTGTCTGTCTTAGGACAGAACAGTACAGGACAATTCAGTGTGGTACCCAGTCAG ATGTTGGCTTTGCCTGGTCCGAATTTGATGAAGCAATCAGCAAAGGTTGTGCCAAAACCTAAATCAGTGCCTAAGGACAATGTGGAATTGG GCAAAACTGTAATACCTGTTAGTGGGTCCAACCAAATCTCAGACAGCTCTCAGGGCTCACAGCAGCTCAACAGCTCTACTGGAGCAAGCCCTAGTACCCGAAGAATACTTTGCTTTGATGAGAAAACCAGCCAGACAAGTACAAATGTGGCTGCTGCTTCTCCTGCTGTGAAGGAGTCCATAAGGACAAAGCAAACCCACCCTTGCATTTTAGGCAAGACTGATGCCAAGAGAAGGGTCGAGACCATAAGATTATCAGAGCCTAGTCAGAGTACAGGAACAAAGGAATCTGAAAAGACTTCTACACTTCAGCAGCAAAAAGAGGCTACAACAAACACACGGACAGAAACAGGGACTGAGCTAACTGTTAATTCCATCACACTCTTAAACAGTGCTGTACAGCAAAATCCGTCTGTTGGATTGGATTCCAAAAAGAGAATACAGCCCACATCAAATACGGGAGGTGATTCAGCAGTACTATCTAACCCTGGGCACAGTTTGAAGTCTTCCTCTCAGAGCCTCAGGCCCAAGTCTACCAGCACCacaaaagacaaagaggaaACACATGAACAGAGACCTGTGAAAACACCCGAGGTGCTCTCTAAGAGCAACGTCACACAGGACTCGCCCAATGTCACTGCAAACAAGGAGAACGAAGTAGAAGGTGGTCTGCAAGAGCCGCGTCTAGCAGGTGCCCCAATATTGTCTACAGTGAGATCTCCTACACCTGTGTCTCAGGGCGGTTCGGGGAAACCAACATGCAAAACAAGCCCACTTACCAAGCAAGCAGTGGAGATGCTACAGGACATCCAGAGCCAGAGTCCCATCTCCACGCCACCCAGGAAGAGAGGCTCCTCAGACCTACCGCTTCCAAAAACACCTGTACCAGGTCGTCTCCAGGAGGACGTGGTGGATGGTTTGAGAACACCCCCAAGGCAAAGGCATGGGCGTGAAGTAGAGGCCACACCTAAACACCTGGCTCCTCCTGCTACACCTGACCTTCCTACCTGCAGCCCAGCCAGCGAGGCAGGGAGCGAGAACAGCATCAACATGGCTGCCCATACACTTATGATCCTGTCTCGTGCAGCCAGGACAGGAGCACCTTTAAAAGACAGCTTGCGCCAGGAGGAGGCTGGGGTGGCCAAATCGAGCGCTTCCAAAGGAAAGAAGCGCAAGCACATTGAACCGAGCCCTAAAGGGAAGAAAGAACCGCACCTCACAAGTTCATCAGGCAGTAAGAAGAAAGCTAAG AAGCAGAAGAAGCTTCTCGATTCCTTCCCACATGACCTAGATGTCGACAAGTTCCTCTCATCCCTGCATTATGATGAATGA